A single region of the Eublepharis macularius isolate TG4126 chromosome 14, MPM_Emac_v1.0, whole genome shotgun sequence genome encodes:
- the ENTPD8 gene encoding ectonucleoside triphosphate diphosphohydrolase 8 isoform X3 gives MGIKWNGSFIPVALLVLGIISLIALILILVGIHNVTLPPQNKYGLVFDAGSSHTALFVYQWPADKENNTGMVSQTFSCHVNASGISSFVKVPARAGDSLRECLDAAMSVIPADRQREAPTYLGATAGMRLLSRENESAATQILTEVSKTIQEYPINFQGARILTGKEEGAYGWITINYLLDSFTKYSLVYRDWIHPSSASIWGALDLGGASTQISFVPAGPITEGEEAAQFRLYGFDYTIYTHSYLCYGQNQALLHALRIIVNSSSSDRFEHPCYPMGYSENITRTSFYSSPCAERQESAASGNVILQGTGNASKCRETFQKIFNFSCGHNTSCGFNGVYQPKVNGKFLAFSAYYYTFNFLNLTEGQPLAMVEAAVQTFCAKNWAELQSTYPKEKTSHLKNYCASANFILTLLLKGYGFNNDTWDNIAFQMQAANSDIGWTLGYMLNLTNMIPTESPSSLRGHEEGVWIASIFFIVLMLALCLVFLLIYFLK, from the exons ATGGGTATCAAATGGAATGGTTCCTTCATCCCTGTAGCCCTCTTGGTTTTGGGCATAATCTCCCTCATAGCCCTGATTCTCATCTTGGTGGGTATACATAATGTCACACTACCCCCGCAAAATAAG TATGGACTGGTTTTTGATGCAGGTTCATCCCACACTGCCCTGTTTGTCTACCAGTGGCCAGCAGATAAAGAGAACAACACTGGGATGGTCAGCCAAACCTTCTCCTGTCATGTGAATG CATCTGGGATCTCGAGCTTTGTCAAGGTTCCAGCACGGGCAGGTGACTCCCTCAGGGAATGCCTTGATGCAGCCATGTCAGTGATTCCTGCAGACAGGCAACGGGAGGCGCCCACTTATTTGGGAGCCACTGCTGGTATGAGGCTACTGAG CCGAGAGAATGAGTCTGCAGCAACACAGATCCTGACAGAAGTCAGCAAGACTATCCAGGAATATCCCATAAACTTCCAGGGGGCTAGAATCCTTACTGGGAAGGAGGAGGGTGCTTATGGCTGGATCACCATCAACTATCTGCTGGACTCCTTCACCAAG TATTCCCTAGTATACCGGGACTGGATTCACCCCTCATCAGCCAGTATCTGGGGGGCCCTGGATCTTGGAGGGGCATCGACTCAAATAAGTTTTGTCCCAGCTGGCCCAATCACGGAGGGAGAGGAAGCTGCTCAGTTCCGACTCTACGGGTTTGACTACACCATCTATACTCACAGCTACCTGTGCTATGGACAGAACCAGGCACTCCTGCACGCCCTCCGGATTATTGTT aACTCAAGCAGCTCAGATCGGTTTGAGCACCCCTGCTATCCCATGGGTTACTCTGAGAACATCACAAGGACATCCTTCTACAGCAGCCCATGTGCTGAACGGCAGGAATCTGCAGCCTCTGGGAATGTGATTCTACAGGGCACGGGTAATGCCAGCAAATGTCGGGAAACCTTTCAAAAGATCTTCAATTTCTCATGTGGTCACAACACATCCTGTGGATTCAATGGAGTCTACCAGCCAAAAGTCAATGGAAAATTCCTG GCTTTCTCTGCTTATTACTACACCTTCAACTTCCTGAACTTGACCGAGGGGCAACCACTGGCCATGGTAGAAGCTGCTGTCCAGACATTCTGTGCCAAAAACTGGGCCGAG TTGCAGTCAACATACCCCAAAGAGAAGACGTCTCACCTGAAGAACTACTGCGCCAGTGCCAATTTCATCCTCACGCTCCTCCTGAAAGGTTACGGCTTCAACAATGACACCTGGGACAATATTGCTTTCCAGATGCAG GCTGCCAATTCAGACATCGGCTGGACCCTAGGCTATATGCTAAACCTCACCAACATGATCCCCACTGAATCCCCCAGTTCACTGAGAGGACATGAAGAGGGAGTTTGGATAGCAAGCATTTTCTTCATTGTTCTGATGTTGGCGCTGTGCCTTGTTTTTCTGCTCATCTATTTTCTGAAGTAA
- the ENTPD8 gene encoding ectonucleoside triphosphate diphosphohydrolase 8 isoform X2 — protein MLCLKKRGCSLLEDWREKQDRCRVEGTEGTNHLSFLTSILFSHNIPHLRAYGLVFDAGSSHTALFVYQWPADKENNTGMVSQTFSCHVNASGISSFVKVPARAGDSLRECLDAAMSVIPADRQREAPTYLGATAGMRLLSRENESAATQILTEVSKTIQEYPINFQGARILTGKEEGAYGWITINYLLDSFTKYSLVYRDWIHPSSASIWGALDLGGASTQISFVPAGPITEGEEAAQFRLYGFDYTIYTHSYLCYGQNQALLHALRIIVNSSSSDRFEHPCYPMGYSENITRTSFYSSPCAERQESAASGNVILQGTGNASKCRETFQKIFNFSCGHNTSCGFNGVYQPKVNGKFLAFSAYYYTFNFLNLTEGQPLAMVEAAVQTFCAKNWAELQSTYPKEKTSHLKNYCASANFILTLLLKGYGFNNDTWDNIAFQMQAANSDIGWTLGYMLNLTNMIPTESPSSLRGHEEGVWIASIFFIVLMLALCLVFLLIYFLK, from the exons ATGCTGTGCTTGAAAAAAAGAGGTTGCAGCTTGCTCGAAGACTGGAGGGAGAAGCAAGATAGGTGCAGAGTGGAGGGGACAGAAGGCACCAATCACTTGAGCTTCCTTACCTCCATCTTGTTCTCCCATAACATTCCACATCTGAGAGCA TATGGACTGGTTTTTGATGCAGGTTCATCCCACACTGCCCTGTTTGTCTACCAGTGGCCAGCAGATAAAGAGAACAACACTGGGATGGTCAGCCAAACCTTCTCCTGTCATGTGAATG CATCTGGGATCTCGAGCTTTGTCAAGGTTCCAGCACGGGCAGGTGACTCCCTCAGGGAATGCCTTGATGCAGCCATGTCAGTGATTCCTGCAGACAGGCAACGGGAGGCGCCCACTTATTTGGGAGCCACTGCTGGTATGAGGCTACTGAG CCGAGAGAATGAGTCTGCAGCAACACAGATCCTGACAGAAGTCAGCAAGACTATCCAGGAATATCCCATAAACTTCCAGGGGGCTAGAATCCTTACTGGGAAGGAGGAGGGTGCTTATGGCTGGATCACCATCAACTATCTGCTGGACTCCTTCACCAAG TATTCCCTAGTATACCGGGACTGGATTCACCCCTCATCAGCCAGTATCTGGGGGGCCCTGGATCTTGGAGGGGCATCGACTCAAATAAGTTTTGTCCCAGCTGGCCCAATCACGGAGGGAGAGGAAGCTGCTCAGTTCCGACTCTACGGGTTTGACTACACCATCTATACTCACAGCTACCTGTGCTATGGACAGAACCAGGCACTCCTGCACGCCCTCCGGATTATTGTT aACTCAAGCAGCTCAGATCGGTTTGAGCACCCCTGCTATCCCATGGGTTACTCTGAGAACATCACAAGGACATCCTTCTACAGCAGCCCATGTGCTGAACGGCAGGAATCTGCAGCCTCTGGGAATGTGATTCTACAGGGCACGGGTAATGCCAGCAAATGTCGGGAAACCTTTCAAAAGATCTTCAATTTCTCATGTGGTCACAACACATCCTGTGGATTCAATGGAGTCTACCAGCCAAAAGTCAATGGAAAATTCCTG GCTTTCTCTGCTTATTACTACACCTTCAACTTCCTGAACTTGACCGAGGGGCAACCACTGGCCATGGTAGAAGCTGCTGTCCAGACATTCTGTGCCAAAAACTGGGCCGAG TTGCAGTCAACATACCCCAAAGAGAAGACGTCTCACCTGAAGAACTACTGCGCCAGTGCCAATTTCATCCTCACGCTCCTCCTGAAAGGTTACGGCTTCAACAATGACACCTGGGACAATATTGCTTTCCAGATGCAG GCTGCCAATTCAGACATCGGCTGGACCCTAGGCTATATGCTAAACCTCACCAACATGATCCCCACTGAATCCCCCAGTTCACTGAGAGGACATGAAGAGGGAGTTTGGATAGCAAGCATTTTCTTCATTGTTCTGATGTTGGCGCTGTGCCTTGTTTTTCTGCTCATCTATTTTCTGAAGTAA
- the ENTPD8 gene encoding ectonucleoside triphosphate diphosphohydrolase 8 isoform X5, with amino-acid sequence MVSQTFSCHVNASGISSFVKVPARAGDSLRECLDAAMSVIPADRQREAPTYLGATAGMRLLSRENESAATQILTEVSKTIQEYPINFQGARILTGKEEGAYGWITINYLLDSFTKYSLVYRDWIHPSSASIWGALDLGGASTQISFVPAGPITEGEEAAQFRLYGFDYTIYTHSYLCYGQNQALLHALRIIVNSSSSDRFEHPCYPMGYSENITRTSFYSSPCAERQESAASGNVILQGTGNASKCRETFQKIFNFSCGHNTSCGFNGVYQPKVNGKFLAFSAYYYTFNFLNLTEGQPLAMVEAAVQTFCAKNWAELQSTYPKEKTSHLKNYCASANFILTLLLKGYGFNNDTWDNIAFQMQAANSDIGWTLGYMLNLTNMIPTESPSSLRGHEEGVWIASIFFIVLMLALCLVFLLIYFLK; translated from the exons ATGGTCAGCCAAACCTTCTCCTGTCATGTGAATG CATCTGGGATCTCGAGCTTTGTCAAGGTTCCAGCACGGGCAGGTGACTCCCTCAGGGAATGCCTTGATGCAGCCATGTCAGTGATTCCTGCAGACAGGCAACGGGAGGCGCCCACTTATTTGGGAGCCACTGCTGGTATGAGGCTACTGAG CCGAGAGAATGAGTCTGCAGCAACACAGATCCTGACAGAAGTCAGCAAGACTATCCAGGAATATCCCATAAACTTCCAGGGGGCTAGAATCCTTACTGGGAAGGAGGAGGGTGCTTATGGCTGGATCACCATCAACTATCTGCTGGACTCCTTCACCAAG TATTCCCTAGTATACCGGGACTGGATTCACCCCTCATCAGCCAGTATCTGGGGGGCCCTGGATCTTGGAGGGGCATCGACTCAAATAAGTTTTGTCCCAGCTGGCCCAATCACGGAGGGAGAGGAAGCTGCTCAGTTCCGACTCTACGGGTTTGACTACACCATCTATACTCACAGCTACCTGTGCTATGGACAGAACCAGGCACTCCTGCACGCCCTCCGGATTATTGTT aACTCAAGCAGCTCAGATCGGTTTGAGCACCCCTGCTATCCCATGGGTTACTCTGAGAACATCACAAGGACATCCTTCTACAGCAGCCCATGTGCTGAACGGCAGGAATCTGCAGCCTCTGGGAATGTGATTCTACAGGGCACGGGTAATGCCAGCAAATGTCGGGAAACCTTTCAAAAGATCTTCAATTTCTCATGTGGTCACAACACATCCTGTGGATTCAATGGAGTCTACCAGCCAAAAGTCAATGGAAAATTCCTG GCTTTCTCTGCTTATTACTACACCTTCAACTTCCTGAACTTGACCGAGGGGCAACCACTGGCCATGGTAGAAGCTGCTGTCCAGACATTCTGTGCCAAAAACTGGGCCGAG TTGCAGTCAACATACCCCAAAGAGAAGACGTCTCACCTGAAGAACTACTGCGCCAGTGCCAATTTCATCCTCACGCTCCTCCTGAAAGGTTACGGCTTCAACAATGACACCTGGGACAATATTGCTTTCCAGATGCAG GCTGCCAATTCAGACATCGGCTGGACCCTAGGCTATATGCTAAACCTCACCAACATGATCCCCACTGAATCCCCCAGTTCACTGAGAGGACATGAAGAGGGAGTTTGGATAGCAAGCATTTTCTTCATTGTTCTGATGTTGGCGCTGTGCCTTGTTTTTCTGCTCATCTATTTTCTGAAGTAA